From Spirosoma aerolatum, one genomic window encodes:
- a CDS encoding four-helix bundle copper-binding protein — protein sequence MIWKKTIYDSLIGCSALCNQFATECSNAEDIENWYRSIFLTLDCADMCRNLATLYVRGSENARLLAKACIEVCEKCAQEVSQCNTERANQIYASCQQTICCCVNIIDMGYQTDLEAKNPVTTPASLFYGIDLRQTLYN from the coding sequence ATGATCTGGAAAAAAACGATTTACGACTCTTTGATAGGCTGTTCTGCTCTGTGCAATCAGTTCGCAACGGAATGTTCGAATGCAGAAGACATCGAGAACTGGTACCGCAGCATATTCCTTACCCTCGATTGTGCCGATATGTGCCGGAACCTGGCCACTTTATACGTACGAGGCTCTGAGAACGCTCGTCTGTTGGCTAAAGCCTGCATTGAGGTCTGTGAGAAATGTGCACAGGAAGTAAGTCAGTGTAATACCGAACGCGCTAATCAGATTTATGCCAGCTGTCAGCAGACCATCTGCTGTTGTGTCAATATCATCGATATGGGGTATCAAACCGATTTGGAAGCTAAAAATCCCGTAACAACCCCAGCATCCTTATTTTACGGTATCGATCTGCGTCAAACGCTATATAATTAA
- a CDS encoding porin family protein, producing the protein MKKSVKILLATAILTGSLFMLQPNRAIAQGITRVGLKGGLNASSLFYDSQGVSDKNERIGFHVGVFAQAPIGEFFAIQPELLYMTKGASATYNVLGFSGKNTFKLNYAELPVLATFKLGQAVELQAGPYISYLLNSNINSNGDFGTGSSAINRDNFNKVDYGIAGGLNIYFGKAFIGARYEQGLQQIANSGAAKTVLGNAKNGVGLLSIGFSVN; encoded by the coding sequence ATGAAAAAGTCAGTAAAAATTCTGCTTGCCACCGCCATTTTAACGGGAAGTCTATTCATGTTACAACCAAACCGTGCCATAGCACAGGGCATTACTCGCGTTGGTTTAAAAGGTGGCTTGAATGCTAGTTCACTGTTCTACGATAGTCAAGGCGTTAGTGATAAGAATGAGCGCATAGGCTTCCATGTCGGCGTATTCGCGCAGGCGCCAATTGGTGAGTTTTTCGCAATTCAACCCGAATTACTGTACATGACCAAAGGGGCTTCGGCTACTTACAATGTACTTGGCTTTAGCGGTAAAAATACGTTTAAATTAAACTATGCAGAACTTCCTGTTCTGGCAACATTTAAACTAGGACAGGCCGTTGAATTGCAGGCAGGGCCTTACATTTCGTATCTGCTTAATTCAAACATTAACTCAAACGGCGATTTTGGTACTGGATCAAGTGCCATCAACCGCGATAACTTTAACAAAGTCGACTATGGTATTGCAGGCGGCCTCAATATTTACTTTGGCAAAGCGTTTATTGGTGCCCGCTATGAACAGGGTCTTCAGCAAATTGCAAACAGTGGAGCCGCCAAAACGGTATTAGGCAATGCTAAAAACGGCGTAGGCCTACTTTCTATTGGCTTTAGTGTAAATTAA
- a CDS encoding Nif3-like dinuclear metal center hexameric protein: protein MTQIRQLTAYLESFAPLAYQESYDNAGLIVGEPSTDITGVLVTLDVTEAIVDEAITKGCNLIVAHHPIIFKGLKKLNGKTYVERTVIKAIKHDIAIYAAHTNLDNVAGGVNFKIAEKLQLQKVRILAPKTQVLSKLVTFVPPTDTQRILDALYAAGAGQIGEYKNCSFRTEGTGTFQPGESATPAIGEIGEYHEETEHRIEVIIPTHQQGQVLNALRQVHPYEEVAYYLTTIDNQNQEVGSGAVGELSEPLSGESWLSYLKERMQLSLIRYTPIPDRPIRRIAVCGGVGSFLLPDAIRAGADIFVTADYKYHEFFDADNHISICDIGHYESEVFTKELISGHLAKKFTTFAVILSETDTNPVRYF, encoded by the coding sequence ATGACGCAAATCCGGCAATTGACGGCCTACCTAGAATCGTTTGCCCCGTTAGCCTATCAGGAGTCTTACGACAATGCGGGCCTTATTGTGGGCGAACCTAGCACTGATATTACGGGCGTTCTGGTTACTCTGGATGTAACCGAAGCGATTGTTGATGAAGCCATTACTAAAGGTTGCAACCTGATTGTTGCCCACCATCCTATCATTTTTAAAGGGTTAAAAAAGCTGAACGGCAAAACGTACGTAGAACGAACGGTCATCAAAGCTATCAAACACGACATAGCCATCTACGCAGCCCATACAAATTTAGACAATGTGGCAGGTGGAGTTAATTTCAAAATTGCCGAGAAACTTCAATTACAGAAGGTCCGTATTCTGGCTCCTAAAACGCAAGTTCTTAGCAAGCTGGTAACGTTTGTCCCTCCGACGGATACCCAACGAATTCTGGATGCACTGTATGCCGCTGGGGCTGGACAAATAGGGGAATACAAAAACTGTAGCTTTCGCACCGAAGGCACAGGCACCTTTCAACCTGGCGAAAGCGCTACTCCCGCTATTGGTGAAATAGGTGAATACCACGAAGAAACTGAACATCGAATTGAGGTTATCATACCAACCCACCAGCAGGGTCAGGTACTAAACGCCCTTCGACAGGTCCATCCGTACGAAGAAGTGGCCTATTACTTGACTACAATCGATAATCAGAATCAGGAAGTAGGTTCTGGTGCTGTGGGCGAATTAAGCGAACCGCTGTCGGGCGAATCGTGGTTGTCATATCTAAAGGAGCGTATGCAGCTTAGCCTCATCCGGTACACACCTATACCCGACCGACCTATCCGTCGTATTGCGGTTTGCGGGGGTGTCGGTAGCTTTCTACTACCCGATGCCATACGTGCTGGAGCCGATATTTTTGTGACAGCCGACTACAAGTATCACGAATTTTTTGATGCCGATAACCACATTAGCATCTGCGATATTGGCCATTATGAAAGTGAGGTTTTTACGAAAGAGTTGATTAGCGGGCATTTGGCAAAAAAATTCACTACTTTTGCGGTAATTTTATCTGAAACGGATACCAATCCGGTCCGATATTTTTAA
- a CDS encoding phosphoglycerate kinase, translated as MKTVDSYNFAGKKALVRVDFNVPLDKEYHITDDTRIKATIPTVMKIVNDGGAAILMSHLGRPKGGPEEKYSLKHIIPALNEAFGREVKFADDCIGQSATDLAASLQPGEILLLENLRFYKEEEKGDVAFAEKLAKLGDVWVNDAFGTAHRAHASTAVMGQFFTDRVAGYVMQAELDNAKKVLENAERPFTAIMGGAKISDKILIIEKLLDKVDNLIIGGGMTYTFTKAQGGQIGKSLLEADKQELALDLLKKAEEKGVKIYMPLDNLCADNFSNDANRQVVPTGEIPDGWEGLDIGPETIKLFTDVVLNSKTILWNGPMGVFEFENFAHGTNAIAEAVVKATEENGAFSLIGGGDSASAVNQAGYGDRVSYVSTGGGALLEYMEGKTLPGVAALE; from the coding sequence ATGAAAACCGTAGATTCCTACAATTTTGCCGGGAAGAAAGCCCTGGTCCGGGTTGACTTCAATGTGCCCCTCGACAAAGAGTATCATATTACCGACGATACACGCATCAAAGCGACGATCCCGACGGTGATGAAAATCGTTAACGATGGTGGTGCTGCCATTCTGATGTCGCATCTGGGCCGGCCCAAGGGTGGTCCCGAAGAAAAATATTCATTAAAACACATTATTCCAGCGCTGAACGAAGCCTTTGGCCGCGAAGTAAAGTTTGCTGACGATTGCATCGGTCAGTCGGCTACCGATCTGGCTGCCAGCCTGCAACCGGGTGAGATTCTGCTGCTCGAAAACCTGCGTTTTTACAAAGAAGAGGAAAAAGGTGATGTGGCTTTTGCCGAAAAACTGGCCAAACTGGGCGATGTTTGGGTAAATGATGCCTTTGGTACAGCCCACCGTGCTCATGCCAGTACGGCCGTTATGGGGCAGTTTTTTACTGACCGTGTTGCCGGTTATGTCATGCAGGCTGAGCTTGATAATGCCAAAAAGGTACTGGAAAATGCTGAGCGACCCTTTACGGCCATTATGGGTGGTGCTAAAATCTCCGACAAAATCCTGATTATTGAGAAGTTACTGGATAAGGTCGATAACCTCATCATTGGTGGTGGTATGACCTACACGTTTACGAAAGCACAGGGTGGGCAAATCGGTAAGTCGTTGCTCGAAGCTGATAAGCAGGAACTGGCACTCGACTTGCTGAAAAAAGCCGAGGAAAAAGGGGTAAAAATCTATATGCCCCTTGATAACTTGTGTGCCGATAATTTTTCAAACGATGCCAATCGTCAGGTGGTACCTACGGGCGAGATTCCCGATGGTTGGGAAGGGCTTGATATTGGTCCCGAAACCATCAAGCTCTTTACCGATGTTGTTCTGAATTCGAAAACCATCCTCTGGAATGGTCCAATGGGTGTGTTTGAATTTGAGAATTTTGCGCATGGCACAAACGCAATTGCTGAGGCCGTTGTAAAAGCTACCGAAGAGAATGGCGCATTCTCCCTCATTGGTGGTGGCGATTCGGCATCAGCTGTCAACCAGGCTGGCTACGGCGATCGGGTTAGCTACGTTTCGACGGGTGGCGGTGCCTTGCTCGAATATATGGAAGGAAAAACGCTGCCAGGCGTAGCAGCATTGGAATAA
- a CDS encoding zinc ribbon domain-containing protein → MELTIAQKLDALLKLQSLDSQLDELIKIRGGLPEEVRDLEDDIAGFETRIGKFQAEIKALEEDIERNRVAKKDAEKLINKYKDQQMNVRNNREFDAISKEIELQSLEIELVEKRANEAQFRVRGKEEEIKTTQAALDERREDLKAKKQELDQITSESQEEEKEIIKQRELQATTIESRLLNSYNKIRGNALNGLAVVIVKRGACGGCFNVVPPQRQADIKDKKKIIVCEHCGRILADVEGVPEPAPVGRGR, encoded by the coding sequence ATGGAACTGACGATTGCGCAAAAATTAGACGCTCTCCTTAAACTACAATCGCTTGACTCTCAACTAGATGAACTAATCAAAATTCGGGGCGGGCTTCCCGAAGAAGTTCGTGACCTGGAAGATGACATTGCTGGCTTCGAAACCCGAATCGGAAAATTTCAGGCTGAAATCAAAGCATTGGAAGAAGATATTGAGCGCAATCGCGTTGCGAAGAAGGATGCCGAAAAGCTGATCAATAAATATAAAGATCAGCAAATGAACGTCCGTAACAACCGCGAATTCGACGCTATTTCGAAAGAAATTGAATTACAATCGCTCGAAATTGAACTGGTTGAAAAGCGTGCCAACGAAGCTCAGTTTCGGGTACGCGGCAAAGAAGAGGAAATCAAAACAACTCAGGCAGCTCTCGATGAGCGCCGGGAAGATTTGAAGGCCAAAAAGCAGGAACTGGATCAAATCACTTCTGAAAGCCAGGAAGAAGAAAAGGAGATTATCAAGCAACGCGAATTGCAGGCAACCACGATTGAGAGCCGCCTACTGAACTCATACAATAAAATTCGTGGCAATGCCCTCAACGGCTTAGCTGTTGTAATTGTCAAACGAGGTGCCTGCGGTGGCTGCTTCAACGTAGTGCCCCCCCAGCGGCAGGCCGATATCAAAGACAAGAAGAAAATTATTGTTTGTGAACACTGTGGCCGTATTCTGGCCGATGTAGAAGGTGTTCCCGAACCAGCCCCTGTTGGCCGTGGTCGGTAA
- a CDS encoding response regulator gives MHRKPTSMTILIADDDTDDRLFMDKALRQSGYAHNIQFVEDGEELMEYLRREGRYNEKNAPWPNLLILDLNMPRKNGFQALSEIKDDPKLRRLPVVVMTTSTADEDVLKTYNLGVNSFVTKPFNFNRLVEMVGALKTYWMDTVKLP, from the coding sequence ATGCACCGTAAACCTACCTCCATGACGATTTTGATAGCTGATGATGACACAGACGATCGCTTGTTTATGGATAAGGCACTTCGTCAGAGTGGTTATGCGCACAATATCCAATTCGTTGAAGATGGAGAAGAATTGATGGAATATTTGCGTCGGGAAGGGCGCTATAACGAAAAAAATGCTCCCTGGCCCAATTTGCTTATTCTGGATTTGAATATGCCGCGTAAAAATGGGTTTCAGGCCCTAAGTGAAATAAAAGATGATCCTAAACTTCGCCGATTGCCAGTTGTGGTGATGACCACATCGACTGCCGACGAAGATGTACTTAAAACCTATAATTTGGGAGTTAATTCGTTTGTAACAAAGCCATTCAATTTTAACCGTTTGGTTGAAATGGTAGGAGCTTTAAAAACGTATTGGATGGATACCGTCAAATTGCCTTAA
- a CDS encoding pyridoxamine 5'-phosphate oxidase family protein, with translation METKQQINKQLEKVRDLIEDIRITMMTTIDQEGKLVSRPMAALQVDEEGTIWFFTNRTSPKVDQIDHNDHRVNLSFADVSNADYVSVSGHAEELDDRAKVDELWNPQAKAWFPKGKDDPDLILLKVHIDMAEYWSASDSRMVRLFQQAAALVTGTPPDMGENKKVYN, from the coding sequence ATGGAAACAAAACAACAGATCAACAAACAGTTGGAGAAAGTCCGTGATTTGATTGAGGACATTCGTATTACTATGATGACAACCATTGATCAGGAGGGTAAACTGGTTAGTCGGCCGATGGCTGCCCTCCAAGTCGATGAAGAGGGAACCATCTGGTTCTTTACGAATCGGACATCACCCAAAGTCGATCAGATTGACCACAACGACCATCGCGTGAATCTGTCATTTGCCGACGTTAGCAACGCAGATTATGTGTCGGTATCGGGTCATGCTGAAGAGCTGGACGATCGAGCAAAAGTGGATGAACTATGGAATCCACAGGCTAAAGCGTGGTTTCCAAAAGGGAAAGATGATCCCGATCTGATTTTGCTGAAGGTTCATATCGATATGGCAGAGTATTGGAGTGCCAGCGATAGCCGAATGGTACGCTTATTTCAGCAGGCTGCTGCCCTGGTTACCGGTACCCCACCCGATATGGGTGAAAATAAGAAGGTCTATAATTAG
- a CDS encoding tetratricopeptide repeat protein has protein sequence MAVVGKLLSPKAGNQPGLWAYFLSGAPGLYPVFLFVFLLLPTGLYGQDFSWTPTLLRAYADLQKLKVQSAQQILVREAPTNGIRIFLDDYADMLLLVTTDDDKAFARLSDREDDRLDALNNLDKNSPWQRVTLAEVRLHWAFAKLKFGKEISASWDVIKAYKLLVENQRLFPDFLPTYKSLGTLHIMIGSVPDNYAWVAHLLGLRGTIRQGQQELLRAQQDSIFRLETRLIDLMVRAYVLTFTNSDSQTLQQLVNEHTDNLLLHFFGATIEQKAGHSEQALTYLLKRPTGSAYQPLPIIDNILGDIYLQKGDYSIANTHFQRFLTTYRGQNFLKDSYYKLFLCHWLADEPDALSRPFLQKVLTTGRTTVESDKAAQKFAETYVKKGASANQKVLMRARLASDGGFTDSALTYLRPYTEAKFISTAEKAEYNYRIGRIFQRRNEPDVAIPYHNRALTLSEPEGLSFGATAALQLGYIYQQKNDRTRARSFFQKALSFKRHEYKNSIDNKARAGLSQL, from the coding sequence TTGGCCGTGGTCGGTAAGCTTCTATCGCCAAAAGCTGGTAATCAACCCGGTCTTTGGGCTTATTTTTTATCAGGAGCACCGGGTTTATACCCGGTGTTTTTGTTTGTATTTCTTTTGCTCCCAACTGGTCTTTACGGGCAGGACTTTAGCTGGACCCCAACCCTGCTACGAGCCTATGCCGATCTGCAAAAACTAAAAGTGCAATCGGCTCAGCAAATACTAGTCCGAGAAGCCCCCACAAATGGCATCCGGATATTTCTGGATGATTATGCGGATATGCTCCTGCTCGTCACCACCGACGACGATAAAGCGTTTGCTCGGTTAAGTGATCGGGAAGATGATCGGCTCGATGCGTTAAACAATCTGGACAAAAATTCTCCCTGGCAACGGGTTACTCTGGCCGAAGTACGGTTGCACTGGGCTTTTGCCAAGCTCAAGTTCGGAAAAGAAATCAGTGCCAGTTGGGATGTAATTAAGGCGTATAAACTTCTGGTCGAAAATCAGAGGCTATTTCCCGACTTTTTGCCTACCTACAAATCACTGGGTACACTGCATATCATGATTGGGTCGGTACCCGACAATTACGCCTGGGTAGCCCATTTGTTAGGATTGCGAGGCACTATCAGGCAAGGTCAGCAGGAATTGCTACGAGCTCAGCAAGACTCTATCTTTCGATTGGAGACGCGCCTGATCGACCTTATGGTACGTGCTTATGTCTTGACATTTACCAATTCCGACAGCCAGACACTACAACAACTCGTCAATGAACATACGGACAATCTGCTCCTTCATTTTTTTGGGGCTACCATAGAGCAGAAGGCTGGGCATAGTGAACAGGCACTTACCTATTTACTAAAACGCCCTACGGGTTCAGCCTATCAGCCGTTGCCCATTATCGATAACATCCTGGGAGATATTTACCTGCAAAAAGGCGATTACAGTATAGCAAACACTCATTTTCAGCGCTTTCTTACTACTTATAGAGGCCAAAACTTCCTGAAAGATTCGTATTATAAATTATTTCTGTGCCACTGGCTTGCCGACGAACCGGACGCCCTAAGCCGACCATTTCTCCAAAAAGTACTCACGACGGGACGCACCACCGTCGAATCCGATAAAGCAGCCCAGAAGTTTGCCGAAACCTACGTTAAAAAAGGAGCCTCTGCGAATCAGAAAGTATTGATGCGAGCCCGCTTGGCCTCCGATGGCGGGTTCACCGATAGCGCCCTGACCTATCTACGTCCGTATACCGAAGCTAAATTTATTTCCACAGCCGAAAAAGCGGAATATAATTACCGAATAGGGCGCATTTTTCAACGACGCAATGAGCCTGATGTGGCTATACCTTATCACAACCGAGCCCTGACACTCAGCGAGCCCGAAGGCCTGTCGTTTGGGGCAACAGCCGCTTTGCAACTGGGTTATATTTACCAGCAAAAAAACGATCGGACACGTGCCCGATCGTTTTTTCAGAAAGCCCTTAGCTTCAAGCGTCATGAGTACAAAAACAGCATCGACAATAAAGCCAGAGCGGGATTAAGTCAGTTATAA
- a CDS encoding hybrid sensor histidine kinase/response regulator translates to MITAPATLNVNEKKEIIRVLLIEDDEDDYLLTKALVSVKENASIKLDWVDSYDRALAAIDKNQHDVYLVDYRLGHYTGIDLIQEAFQMGCRAPMILLTGQDDLTVDQSALELGAADYLVKGRIDAQLLGRSIRYALRQASVLAELVQKENKYRTLFERSIDAIFVANDEMRFQDANSSVERLLGYSRDELIHLNPARLFADLNQLRNLRFNVREHGQIKDFETTLIHRNGRKRICQISVWAVEDVIGHPEWYQGIVRDITDQKRAQQDLILAEKLSMTGKIARSIAHEVRNPLTNLSLALEQLKDELDTDSEFITMFTDIIERNVDRIGQLITEMLNSSKPRDLDRKKQDFNPVVRETIQLISDRIKLKRMRLETQFSTDDCSALLDRDQVKTALLNILVNAVEAMEEGKGILVVRTGCTDNNRVYVEVSDNGEGISESVRQRLFDPFFTGKSGGMGLGLTATQNIINSHKGSIEVESQEGKGTTFRLYFPR, encoded by the coding sequence ATGATTACTGCGCCAGCCACGCTCAATGTTAATGAGAAAAAAGAAATCATTCGCGTGCTTCTGATTGAAGACGATGAAGATGATTACCTACTTACAAAAGCCTTGGTGTCGGTCAAGGAAAATGCATCGATCAAACTTGATTGGGTCGATAGTTACGATAGGGCGCTGGCTGCTATTGATAAAAACCAACATGATGTGTATCTGGTCGATTACCGGCTAGGTCACTACACCGGTATCGATCTGATTCAGGAAGCGTTCCAGATGGGATGCCGGGCTCCCATGATTCTGTTAACCGGTCAGGATGATCTTACTGTAGATCAGTCGGCTCTGGAATTGGGCGCTGCCGATTACCTGGTAAAAGGTCGTATCGACGCTCAACTGCTGGGCCGGAGCATTCGGTATGCACTTCGGCAGGCCAGCGTTCTGGCCGAATTAGTCCAAAAAGAAAACAAGTATCGGACTCTGTTTGAACGGTCGATCGACGCCATTTTTGTGGCAAACGATGAAATGCGCTTCCAGGATGCGAATTCCTCCGTTGAGCGCTTGTTGGGCTACAGTCGCGATGAACTCATACATCTGAACCCGGCTCGCCTTTTTGCCGATCTGAACCAACTCCGTAATCTACGTTTTAACGTACGTGAGCATGGACAGATTAAAGACTTCGAAACCACACTTATTCACCGAAATGGACGCAAACGAATCTGTCAGATTTCGGTCTGGGCCGTCGAAGATGTTATTGGACATCCCGAATGGTATCAGGGAATTGTGCGGGATATTACCGATCAGAAACGCGCCCAACAGGATCTTATTCTGGCTGAAAAACTAAGCATGACCGGAAAAATTGCCCGAAGTATTGCTCACGAAGTTCGAAATCCGCTTACGAATCTGAGTCTGGCTCTGGAGCAGCTCAAAGATGAACTGGATACGGACAGTGAGTTTATTACCATGTTTACCGATATCATCGAGCGTAATGTCGATCGTATTGGGCAACTCATTACCGAAATGCTCAATTCATCGAAACCGCGCGACCTGGATCGTAAAAAGCAGGATTTCAACCCGGTTGTTCGAGAAACTATTCAACTTATTAGCGACCGAATCAAGTTGAAACGGATGCGGCTCGAAACCCAGTTTTCGACCGACGATTGCTCGGCGCTACTCGATCGAGACCAGGTAAAGACCGCGCTGCTTAATATTCTGGTCAATGCGGTAGAGGCCATGGAAGAAGGAAAAGGCATATTGGTGGTCAGAACTGGCTGCACTGATAACAATCGGGTATATGTCGAAGTGAGTGATAATGGAGAAGGTATCAGCGAATCGGTTCGCCAGCGGTTGTTCGATCCATTTTTCACCGGAAAATCGGGTGGAATGGGGCTGGGCTTAACAGCTACTCAAAACATTATCAATAGCCATAAAGGATCAATCGAAGTTGAAAGCCAGGAAGGGAAAGGTACAACGTTCCGACTTTATTTCCCGAGATAG
- a CDS encoding DUF2188 domain-containing protein, with the protein MWSITHFPAAMRSLSPRIRAKAIEIANQLQEQGQLDQQHIIMISVDEARRWARLERSNEWTIKNDQLYA; encoded by the coding sequence ATGTGGTCTATTACTCATTTTCCGGCGGCCATGCGTTCACTAAGTCCAAGAATACGGGCAAAAGCGATTGAAATTGCAAATCAACTGCAGGAACAAGGGCAGTTAGATCAGCAGCATATTATTATGATTAGCGTTGATGAAGCCCGTCGCTGGGCTCGCCTTGAACGCTCCAATGAATGGACCATCAAAAATGATCAGCTCTACGCCTGA
- the glgX gene encoding glycogen debranching protein GlgX, which produces MSKVSKEKSITSSFTTKPGKPYPLGASYDGEGVNFALFSENATAVTLCLYDPANPAEETAHIPLIERTDLVWHIYLDGLKPGQLYGFRVDGPYDPASGHYFNPAKLLLDPYARAIHAPVNHNDDWLGYDYGELSSDTVGVEPHQTTLIRSEKDSGPSMPKSIVIDPDFDWEDDTAPAIPLHRSIIYEVHVKGFTYQHPTIDESIRGTYAGLGSPESVDYLKKLGITAVELLPVHQFTDESYWGYNSIGFFAPQNTYSSAGMMGQQVMEFKQMVKNLHKAGIEVILDVVYNHTAEGNQMGPTLSFKGIDNRVYYHQVGDNPEYYMDYTGTGNTFNLSHPRVLQLVMDSLRYWVTDMHVDGFRFDLASALIRTDEEFGSVSAFLDTVAQDPILAQVKLIAEPWDIHSYHVGGFPVRWSEWNGKYRDTLRAFWKGDPGKAAETATRILGSPDLYANDGRSPANSINLITAHDGFTLNDLVTYNEKHNEANGEDNRDGSNDNLSWNCGVEGPTDDPSVNELRERQKRNFLTTMMLSQGTPMIVMGDEYGRTQQGNNNGYNQDSPISWMDWQWTEQQQALFEFTSQLTALRQATPLLSRRRFFGTEQIAYVRPDGLEMTGDDFNNPNTHCLALFIDGLRVTEQTEDGQDVGDEQLLWILNAYWEDIPFKLPKIDRKRASWEVIVDTTRGQVHPQGEAVKGGSTITVGGRSSMLLRLA; this is translated from the coding sequence ATGAGTAAAGTATCTAAAGAAAAATCTATAACAAGCTCGTTTACTACCAAGCCGGGTAAACCTTATCCACTTGGAGCCTCCTACGATGGTGAAGGCGTAAACTTTGCCCTGTTTAGTGAAAATGCAACCGCTGTTACGCTTTGTTTATACGACCCAGCGAATCCCGCCGAGGAAACGGCCCACATTCCGCTTATTGAGCGAACCGATCTGGTCTGGCACATTTATCTGGATGGTTTAAAGCCAGGTCAACTATATGGTTTCCGGGTCGATGGACCTTATGATCCAGCTTCGGGTCACTATTTTAACCCGGCCAAACTACTGCTCGATCCGTATGCACGTGCCATTCATGCTCCGGTTAATCATAATGATGACTGGCTGGGTTACGACTATGGCGAACTGTCGTCGGATACCGTTGGCGTTGAACCGCATCAAACAACACTGATTCGAAGCGAAAAAGACAGTGGTCCTTCAATGCCCAAGAGTATTGTTATTGACCCGGATTTCGATTGGGAAGACGACACGGCTCCGGCCATTCCCTTACATCGGTCAATTATTTATGAAGTGCATGTAAAGGGCTTTACCTACCAGCATCCCACCATCGACGAGTCGATTCGGGGCACCTACGCAGGGCTGGGCTCGCCTGAAAGCGTGGATTATCTGAAGAAATTAGGCATCACGGCCGTCGAACTATTACCTGTCCATCAATTCACCGACGAAAGCTACTGGGGCTACAACAGCATCGGCTTTTTTGCTCCACAAAACACGTATTCGTCTGCCGGTATGATGGGGCAACAGGTGATGGAGTTTAAGCAGATGGTCAAAAACCTCCATAAAGCAGGTATTGAAGTTATTCTGGATGTTGTCTATAATCATACCGCCGAAGGCAATCAGATGGGCCCTACCCTATCCTTTAAAGGAATCGACAACCGGGTATATTACCATCAGGTAGGCGACAATCCAGAATATTACATGGACTACACAGGCACTGGCAACACATTCAATTTGAGCCACCCGCGCGTGTTACAGCTTGTGATGGACAGCCTGCGCTATTGGGTTACCGATATGCACGTAGATGGGTTCCGCTTCGATTTAGCATCGGCGCTGATTCGAACTGACGAAGAATTTGGCAGTGTTTCCGCTTTCCTGGATACGGTTGCTCAAGACCCAATTCTGGCTCAGGTAAAATTGATTGCCGAACCCTGGGATATTCATTCGTATCATGTGGGCGGTTTCCCGGTTCGATGGTCGGAATGGAACGGCAAATACCGCGATACCCTCCGGGCTTTCTGGAAGGGGGATCCCGGCAAAGCAGCCGAAACCGCTACTCGAATCCTGGGTAGCCCTGATTTATATGCGAATGATGGTCGATCTCCAGCCAATAGCATTAACCTCATTACGGCTCATGATGGCTTCACGCTCAACGACCTTGTTACCTACAACGAGAAACATAACGAAGCCAACGGCGAAGACAACCGCGATGGATCAAACGATAATTTAAGCTGGAACTGCGGAGTCGAAGGGCCTACCGACGATCCGTCTGTAAATGAACTTCGTGAGCGTCAGAAACGAAACTTCCTGACCACCATGATGCTCAGTCAGGGAACACCTATGATTGTCATGGGTGATGAGTACGGTCGTACGCAACAAGGGAACAACAACGGCTACAATCAGGACAGCCCAATTAGCTGGATGGATTGGCAGTGGACTGAACAGCAACAGGCTCTTTTTGAATTCACAAGCCAGCTTACCGCCTTGCGTCAGGCGACTCCCCTACTTAGCCGACGACGTTTTTTTGGTACCGAACAGATTGCTTATGTGCGTCCTGATGGTCTGGAAATGACGGGCGATGATTTCAATAACCCAAACACTCACTGTCTGGCTCTGTTTATCGATGGTCTTCGGGTTACCGAACAAACCGAAGATGGCCAGGACGTGGGCGACGAACAACTACTCTGGATTCTGAACGCCTATTGGGAAGACATTCCATTTAAACTCCCGAAAATAGACCGAAAACGGGCGTCGTGGGAAGTTATTGTCGATACCACTAGGGGGCAGGTTCATCCACAAGGAGAGGCCGTTAAAGGTGGCAGCACCATAACGGTTGGGGGCCGTTCATCAATGCTTCTGAGGCTCGCATAA